The Neisseria yangbaofengii genome contains a region encoding:
- the gltA gene encoding citrate synthase: MSKTVKLNTPNQEVLELPVLEASLGHDVIDIRALTKHTGLFSFDPGFVSTASCESKITYIDGEEGLLYYRGYPIEQLAEKSDYLEVCYLLIYGELPNAEQKKEFTGIVSHHTMVHEQLTWFFRGFRRDAHPMAMMVGVVGALSAFYQDSLDIADPKHREIAIYRLISKIPTIAAMCYRYSNGLPFNYPKNNLTYAENFLHMMFATPCEEYKPNPVLARALDRIFILHADHEQNASTSTVRLAGSSGANPFACIAAGIACLWGASHGGANEAVLNMLDEIGDISNVEAYMEGVKQRKYRLMGFGHRVYRNMDPRANIMRETCYEVLKELGLEDSPKFKLAMELEQIALKDPFFVERKLYPNVDFYSGIVLSALGIPTEMFTVIFALARSVGWISHWHEMIGDPALKIGRPRQLYTGEDRRDFVPVEQR; this comes from the coding sequence ATGTCTAAAACAGTAAAACTCAACACCCCAAACCAAGAGGTATTGGAATTGCCGGTATTGGAAGCATCATTAGGTCATGATGTAATCGATATCCGCGCGTTAACCAAACATACCGGTTTGTTCTCTTTCGACCCTGGTTTTGTATCGACTGCAAGCTGTGAGTCTAAGATTACCTATATCGACGGTGAAGAAGGTTTGCTTTACTACCGCGGTTATCCGATTGAACAATTGGCAGAAAAATCCGATTATTTGGAAGTTTGCTACTTGTTGATTTACGGTGAGTTGCCAAATGCGGAACAGAAGAAAGAATTTACCGGTATTGTAAGCCACCACACCATGGTGCACGAACAATTGACTTGGTTCTTCCGCGGCTTCCGTCGTGATGCACATCCAATGGCCATGATGGTGGGTGTGGTTGGTGCATTGTCTGCATTCTACCAAGACAGCTTGGACATTGCTGATCCGAAACACCGTGAAATTGCTATTTATCGTTTGATTTCTAAAATCCCGACGATTGCGGCAATGTGTTATCGCTATTCAAACGGTTTGCCGTTTAACTATCCGAAAAATAATCTGACTTATGCAGAAAACTTCCTGCATATGATGTTTGCGACACCATGTGAAGAATACAAGCCAAATCCTGTTTTGGCACGTGCATTAGACCGCATCTTTATTCTGCACGCCGACCATGAGCAAAACGCTTCTACTTCGACTGTTCGTTTGGCCGGTTCTTCAGGCGCAAATCCATTTGCATGTATTGCGGCCGGTATTGCCTGCTTGTGGGGTGCGTCTCACGGTGGTGCCAACGAAGCCGTTTTGAACATGTTGGACGAAATCGGCGACATTTCTAATGTAGAAGCATACATGGAAGGTGTGAAACAGCGTAAATACCGTTTGATGGGCTTCGGTCACCGCGTTTACCGTAACATGGATCCTCGCGCCAACATCATGCGTGAAACCTGCTATGAGGTCTTGAAAGAATTGGGTTTGGAAGATAGTCCTAAATTCAAGCTGGCGATGGAATTGGAACAAATTGCGCTGAAAGATCCATTCTTTGTTGAACGCAAACTGTACCCAAACGTCGATTTCTACTCAGGTATCGTATTGTCAGCCTTGGGTATTCCAACAGAGATGTTTACCGTTATCTTCGCCTTGGCGCGCAGTGTAGGTTGGATTTCTCATTGGCATGAAATGATTGGTGATCCAGCATTGAAAATCGGCCGTCCTCGTCAATTGTATACTGGTGAAGACCGTCGCGATTTCGTGCCGGTTGAACAGCGTTAA
- a CDS encoding FAD assembly factor SdhE, with protein sequence MMVFDDTAKRKIRFQTRRGLLELDLILGRFMEKEFEQLNDEELAEFVEILEFQDQDLLALVNGYRQTEKTHLIPLLDRIRQV encoded by the coding sequence ATGATGGTATTTGACGATACTGCAAAACGGAAAATCCGTTTCCAAACCCGCCGAGGATTGTTAGAGCTTGATTTGATTCTTGGCCGGTTTATGGAAAAAGAATTCGAGCAATTAAATGATGAGGAATTAGCTGAGTTCGTTGAAATTCTTGAATTTCAAGATCAAGACTTGTTAGCTTTGGTTAACGGTTATAGGCAAACTGAAAAAACTCATCTGATTCCATTGCTTGATAGAATCAGACAGGTATAA
- a CDS encoding succinate dehydrogenase iron-sulfur subunit: MEKVSFEIYRYNPDVDAKPYMQKYELEIEPTDVKLLDALVKLKAQDDTLSFRRSCREGICGSDGMNINGKNGLACLTDIRSLKQPIKIRPLPGLPVIRDLIVDMTQFFKQYHSIKPYVVNDTPIDSDKERLQTQEDRKELDGLYECILCACCSTACPSFWWNPDKFVGPSGLLNAYRFIADSRDTITNERLDDLNDPYRLFRCHTIMNCVDVCPKHLNPTRAIGKIKEIMLKRAV, from the coding sequence ATGGAAAAAGTAAGTTTCGAAATTTACCGCTACAATCCTGATGTTGATGCAAAACCTTATATGCAGAAATACGAGTTGGAAATCGAACCGACTGACGTAAAATTATTGGATGCATTGGTTAAGCTGAAAGCTCAAGACGATACCTTGTCGTTCCGTCGCTCATGCCGTGAAGGCATTTGTGGTTCAGACGGCATGAACATTAACGGCAAAAACGGCTTGGCCTGTCTTACCGATATCCGCAGCCTGAAACAGCCGATTAAAATCCGTCCATTACCGGGTTTACCGGTTATTCGCGATTTAATCGTGGATATGACACAATTCTTCAAACAATATCATTCGATTAAACCTTATGTGGTGAATGATACGCCGATTGACTCGGATAAAGAGCGTCTGCAAACTCAGGAAGACCGTAAAGAGCTGGATGGTTTGTATGAATGTATCTTGTGTGCATGCTGCTCGACCGCATGTCCTTCATTCTGGTGGAACCCTGATAAATTTGTTGGCCCGTCTGGTTTATTGAATGCTTACCGTTTTATCGCTGATAGCCGCGATACCATTACCAACGAGCGTTTGGACGATTTGAACGATCCATATCGTTTGTTCCGCTGCCATACCATTATGAACTGTGTTGACGTTTGCCCGAAACACTTGAATCCTACCCGTGCAATCGGTAAGATTAAAGAAATCATGTTGAAACGAGCAGTTTAA
- the sdhA gene encoding succinate dehydrogenase flavoprotein subunit has product MSFPVRKFDAVIVGGGGAGLRAALQLSKSGLNCAVLSKVFPTRSHTVAAQGGISASLGNVQEDRWDWHMYDTVKGSDWLGDQDAIEFMCRAAPEAVIELEHMGMPFDRVESGKIYQRPFGGHTAEHGKRAVERACAVADRTGHAMLHTLYQQNVRANTQFFVEWTALDLIRNEDGDVVGVTAMEMETGDVYIFHAKAVMFATGGGGRIYASSTNAYMNTGDGLGICARAGIPLEDMEFWQFHPTGVAGAGVLITEGVRGEGGILLNANGERFMERYAPTVKDLASRDVVSRAMAMEIYEGRGCGKNKDHVLLKIDHIGAEKIMEKLPGIREISIQFAGIDPIKDPIPVVPTTHYMMGGIPTNYLGEVIVPKGDEYEVPVKGLYAAGECACASVHGANRLGTNSLLDLVVFGKSAGDSMIKFIKEQEGWKELPENAGALTAQRLDRLNNQTDGENVDELRRELQRSVQLHAGVFRTDEILSKGVKEILGIAERVKRTEIKDKSQVWNTARIEALELDNLIEVAKATLVSAEARKESRGAHASDDHPERDDENWMKHTLYHSLSNTLSYKPVHTKPLTVDYIEPAKRVY; this is encoded by the coding sequence ATGAGTTTTCCTGTTCGTAAGTTCGATGCCGTAATTGTCGGCGGTGGTGGTGCAGGTTTACGCGCAGCCCTCCAATTATCAAAATCGGGTTTGAATTGTGCCGTATTGTCAAAAGTATTTCCAACCCGTTCGCATACGGTTGCGGCGCAAGGCGGTATTTCCGCTTCTTTGGGTAATGTGCAGGAAGACCGTTGGGACTGGCACATGTACGATACCGTAAAAGGTTCCGACTGGCTGGGCGACCAAGATGCGATTGAATTTATGTGTCGTGCCGCTCCGGAAGCGGTAATTGAGTTGGAACACATGGGTATGCCGTTTGACCGTGTCGAAAGCGGCAAAATCTACCAACGCCCGTTTGGTGGCCACACTGCCGAACACGGTAAACGTGCGGTAGAGCGTGCCTGTGCCGTTGCCGACCGTACCGGTCATGCCATGTTGCACACACTGTATCAGCAAAACGTCCGTGCCAACACCCAGTTCTTTGTTGAGTGGACAGCTTTGGATTTGATTCGCAATGAAGACGGCGATGTGGTCGGTGTCACTGCGATGGAAATGGAAACCGGCGATGTGTACATTTTCCATGCAAAAGCCGTGATGTTTGCAACCGGCGGCGGCGGTCGTATTTATGCCTCTTCAACCAATGCCTATATGAACACCGGCGACGGTTTGGGTATTTGCGCCCGTGCCGGTATTCCTTTGGAAGATATGGAATTCTGGCAATTTCACCCGACCGGTGTTGCCGGTGCAGGTGTGCTGATTACCGAAGGTGTGCGGGGTGAGGGCGGTATTTTGTTGAATGCCAACGGCGAGCGCTTTATGGAACGTTATGCACCAACCGTAAAAGATTTGGCTTCCCGAGACGTAGTATCCCGTGCGATGGCAATGGAAATCTACGAAGGCCGGGGCTGCGGTAAAAACAAAGACCATGTATTGCTGAAAATCGACCATATCGGTGCAGAAAAAATTATGGAAAAACTGCCGGGTATCCGTGAAATTTCCATTCAGTTTGCCGGTATCGATCCGATTAAAGACCCGATTCCGGTGGTGCCGACCACGCACTATATGATGGGCGGTATTCCGACCAACTATTTGGGCGAAGTAATTGTACCAAAAGGCGATGAATACGAAGTACCGGTAAAAGGTCTGTATGCGGCGGGTGAATGCGCCTGTGCGTCTGTACACGGTGCCAACCGTCTGGGTACCAACTCATTGCTGGACTTGGTTGTATTCGGTAAATCTGCCGGCGACAGCATGATTAAATTCATTAAAGAGCAGGAAGGTTGGAAAGAACTGCCGGAAAATGCCGGTGCGCTGACTGCCCAGCGTTTGGATCGCCTGAACAATCAGACCGACGGCGAAAATGTGGACGAGCTGCGTCGTGAACTGCAACGCTCTGTTCAACTTCATGCCGGCGTGTTCCGTACCGATGAAATCTTAAGCAAAGGCGTGAAAGAAATCTTGGGAATCGCCGAGCGTGTGAAACGTACCGAAATCAAAGACAAGAGCCAAGTGTGGAATACCGCCCGTATCGAAGCTTTGGAATTGGATAACTTGATTGAAGTAGCGAAAGCGACTTTGGTGTCTGCCGAAGCGCGTAAAGAATCGCGTGGTGCACATGCCTCAGACGACCATCCGGAGCGTGATGATGAAAACTGGATGAAACACACCCTGTATCATTCATTGAGCAATACCTTGAGCTACAAACCGGTACACACTAAACCGTTGACCGTTGATTATATCGAACCGGCCAAACGCGTTTATTAA
- the sdhD gene encoding succinate dehydrogenase, hydrophobic membrane anchor protein — MVDRKLTGAHYGLRDWAMQRATAVIMLIYTVVLVAFLLLLPKEYAAWQAFFDQIWVKVFTQLSFTALFLHAWVGIRDLWMDYIKPFGVRLFLQVATIVWLVGCLIYSVKVIWG, encoded by the coding sequence ATGGTAGATCGTAAATTAACCGGCGCCCACTACGGTTTGCGTGATTGGGCAATGCAGCGTGCAACTGCTGTGATTATGCTTATTTATACCGTGGTATTGGTGGCGTTTTTGCTGTTGCTGCCGAAAGAATATGCTGCATGGCAGGCGTTTTTTGACCAAATTTGGGTAAAAGTGTTTACCCAGTTGAGCTTTACTGCTCTGTTTCTGCATGCTTGGGTGGGTATCCGTGACTTGTGGATGGACTATATCAAACCGTTCGGGGTGCGCCTGTTCCTGCAGGTGGCAACCATCGTTTGGTTGGTAGGTTGTTTGATTTATTCGGTTAAAGTAATTTGGGGGTAA
- the sdhC gene encoding succinate dehydrogenase, cytochrome b556 subunit, which translates to MSAKPRPVFLEIPNIRLPIPGIVSILHRISGVILFITLPVLLWLLSGTLSHQEGFESYRQFVAHPLVKLALIGVLWAYMHHMLAGIRFLLLDAHKGLALNTARATAKAVFVTALVLTVVIGALLW; encoded by the coding sequence ATGTCCGCCAAACCACGTCCTGTCTTTCTAGAAATCCCTAATATCCGCTTGCCGATACCGGGGATTGTTTCTATTTTGCACCGTATCAGCGGTGTTATCTTATTTATTACCCTGCCGGTTTTATTGTGGCTGCTGTCGGGTACGTTAAGCCATCAGGAAGGCTTTGAGTCTTACCGCCAGTTTGTGGCGCATCCTTTGGTTAAGCTGGCCTTGATCGGCGTATTGTGGGCCTATATGCACCACATGCTTGCCGGTATCCGTTTTTTGCTGCTGGATGCCCATAAAGGTTTGGCACTGAATACTGCCCGTGCAACTGCGAAAGCAGTATTTGTAACCGCTTTGGTATTAACTGTAGTGATTGGAGCTTTATTATGGTAG